One segment of Neodiprion fabricii isolate iyNeoFabr1 chromosome 1, iyNeoFabr1.1, whole genome shotgun sequence DNA contains the following:
- the LOC124175440 gene encoding ras-related C3 botulinum toxin substrate 1 has product MSSGRPIKCVVVGDGTVGKTCKLISYTTDSFPGEYVPTVFDNYSAPMVVDGIPVSLGLWDTAGQEDYDRLRPLSYPQTDVFLICFSVTSPSSFENVTSKWYPEIKHHCPDAPMILVGTKIDLRDDRETLTALAEQGLSAIKREQGQKLANKIRAVKYMECSALTQRGLKQVFDEAVRAVLRPEPQKRRQRRCSML; this is encoded by the exons ATGAGTTCTGGTCGGCCTATCAAATGTGTCGTAGTCGGCGATGGAACTGTTGGAAAGACCTGCAAACTCATTTCTTATACAACCGACAGTTTTCCCGGAGAATATGTACCCACCGT ATTTGACAATTATTCTGCCCCAATGGTGGTAGATGGTATCCCAGTAAGCCTAGGACTCTGGGATACTGCTGGTCAAGAAGACTACGACAGACTGCGGCCCCTCTCTTATCCACAGACTGATGTATTTTTAATCTGCTTCTCCGTCACAAGCCCTTCGTCGTTTGAGAACGTTACGAGCAAGTGGTATCCTGAGATTAAACATCACTGCCCAGATGCACCGATGATTCTTGTCGGTACTAAAATTGATTTACGGGACGACAGAGAGACTCTCACTGCTCTGGCTGAGCAAGGACTTAGCGCTATTAAACGTGAACAAGGACAGAAATTGGCTAACAAG ATACGGGCAGTCAAGTATATGGAGTGCTCAGCGTTGACACAACGTGGTTTGAAACAAGTATTTGATGAAGCTGTGCGTGCCGTTCTAAGACCGGAGCCACAGAAACGCCGACAACGAAGGTGCAGCATGCTATAA